A genomic segment from Nicotiana tabacum cultivar K326 chromosome 9, ASM71507v2, whole genome shotgun sequence encodes:
- the LOC142164032 gene encoding uncharacterized protein LOC142164032 gives MKDLLPRKLLQDLFSGHVKGIGREKHGLYVLQEKQEKLSSTVSKSALDLLHCDIWGSYRVPAYDGKRFFVTTVDDYTRFTWIFLIHSKSDTIVVLKELFAKIQNIFSTSVKTLRTNNGCEFFNTEFKGLLSTLVVPKYFDKFASRAIHVVLIGFAPSKKGNHVFPVLGLLTLEASIGNLNQTSTAYAESPGTPDSSTHGEFYSPHHLTELMKKHLIILLKPMKKTIQLFLMKLMAHLNHSIHKNLGDLVDLMCCKAMSLNQEAVSDPKWVQAMKQEVATLEDNNTWTIIDLCPGYNRKKGLDYTENLSPVAKMVTMKSIIALAAFRHWLIYQMDVHNVFLNGDLLKEVYMHIFEGFCRQGETQKVQRRNCSESKEVCHGIDLELAGGKPIPTPLEFNHKLTLVVFDKFVNKGEASIDAHLEDLGSYQRLVGRLLYLTMTRSDIAFVVQVLSQHMHAPK, from the exons ATGAAAGATCTTTTACCAAGGAAGTTGTTGCAG GACCTCTTCAGTGGACATGTGAAGGGAATTGGTAGAGAGAAACATGGTCTCTATGTATTACAGGAGAAGCAGGAGAAG CTAAGTTCTACTGTGTCTAAATCTGCTTTAGATTTGCTTCATTGTGATATCTGGGGCTCCTACAGAGTTCCCGCCTATGATGGCAAGAGATTCTTTGTCACTACTGTAGATGATTATACCAGGTTTACTTGGATATTTCTGATCCATTCCAAGTCTGACACTATAGTCGTTCTTAAAGAACTATTTGCTAAGATTCAAAATATATTCTCTACTTCTGTTAAAACACTTAGAACAAATAATGGTTGTGAGTTCTTCAACACAGAATTCAAGGGACTACTCTCTACTCTTG TTGTTCcaaaatattttgacaagtttgcCTCAAGAGCCATTCATGTAGTCCTCATAGGGTTTGCTCCTTCAAAAAAGG GCAATCATGTGTTTCCAGTTCTAGGCCTGCTGACACTAGAGGCATCTATTGGTAATTTGAATCAGACATCCACCGCTTATGCTGAATCACCTGGTACTCCTGATAGTTCAACTCATGGGGAGTTCTACTCACCTCATCATCTTACTGAGCTCATGAAGAAGCACCTCATTATCTTACTGAAGCCCATGAAGAAGACAATTCAACTCTTCCTGATGAAGTTAATGGCACACCTGAACCACTCAATCCACAAAAACTTAGGAGATCTAGTAGACCTCATGTGCTGCAAGGCTATGTCACTAAACCA AGAGGCTGTCTCTGATCCCAAATGGGTGCAAGCCATGAAGCAGGAAGTTGCAACACTAGAAGATAACAACACTTGGACCATTATAGACTTGTGTCCTG GGTACAACCGGAAAAAAGGTCTAGACTACACTGAGAACTTGTCCCCagtggcaaaaatggttactatGAAATCTATCATTGCACTGGCTGCTTTTAGACACTGGTTGATCTACCAAATGGATGTACATAATGTATTCCTAAATGGTGATCTTCTGAAGGAAGTTTATATGCATATTTTTGAAGGCTTTTGCAGACAGGGAGAGACTCAGAAG GTCCAAAGAAGGAATTGTAGTGAATCAAAGGAAGTATGCCATGGAATTGATCTAGAATTAGCTGGTGGAAAGCCTATTCCTACACCTCTTGAATTCAATCACAAACTCACCTTAGTAGTATTTGACAAATTTGTGAACAAAGGAGAAGCCTCTATAGATGCACACCTTGAGGATCTAGGTAGCTATCAGAGGTTGGTAGGCAGATTGCTATACTTGACAATGACAAGGTCAGATATTGCCTTTGTTGTTCAAGTACTTAGCCAGCACATGCATGCTCCCAAGTAG
- the LOC107759803 gene encoding non-specific lipid transfer protein GPI-anchored 2, whose product MASTTKITGAIATTFLLFSILISSAESQISPMGAASGPSMAMAPAAPSPGLDCLSVLVNMSSCLTFVEQGSNLTKPDKECCPELAGLVDSNPICLCQLLGDPDKLGVQIDINRALKLPNICTVETPPVSTCAALGIPVAAPTASDELVPALSPGGFASSPTSENNDKNAAQTMAFSKMHIVLGFGIMFFQNIF is encoded by the exons ATGGCCTCAACAACCAAAATTACCGGCGCCATTGCCACCACATTTCTCCTATTTTCAATTCTAATTTCGTCCGCCGAGTCACAAATATCACCAATGGGGGCTGCTTCAGGGCCATCGATGGCGATGGCCCCGGCCGCTCCGAGCCCCGGGTTGGATTGCTTGTCAGTGTTGGTGAACAtgtcaagttgcttaacgtttgTAGAACAAGGAAGCAACTTGACTAAGCCAGATAAAGAGTGTTGCCCTGAACTTGCTGGATTAGTGGATAGTAACCCAATTTGCTTGTGCCAATTGCTTGGTGATCCTGATAAACTTGGTGTCCAGATTGATATTAATAGGGCTCTTAAACTTCCTAATATCTGCACTGTAGAAACTCCACCAGTTAGCACTTGCGCAG cTTTAGGTATCCCAGTTGCAGCTCCAACAGCAAGTGATGAATTAGTTCCTGCTCTTTCACCTG GAGGATTTGCCTCAAGCCCTACATCTGAGAACAACGATAAAAATGCAGCTCAAACCATGGCATTCTCCAAGATGCACATCGTTCTTGGCTTTGGAATtatgtttttccaaaatattttctga